GCCGACCGGGGCAAGCTCGGCCAGCGCCCGCAGGTCGTCCACACTGGACACTCCACCGGAGGCGATCACCGGCTTGTCCGTGCGGGCGCAGATCTCGCGCAGCAGTTCCACGTTGGGCCCCTGGAGCGTTCCGTCCTTGGACACGTCGGTGACGACGTAGCGGGAGCAACCGTCCCGTTCGAGGCGCTCCAGGACCTCCCACAGGTCTCCACCGTCAGAGGTCCACCCGCGACCCTTGAGCCGGTGGCCCTCCTCGGTGATCCGCACGTCGAGGCCCACGGCCACCTGTTCCCCGTGCGCGGCAAGGACTTTCGCGCACCACTCGGGGTCCTCCAGTGCCGCCGTGCCCAGGTTCACCCGCGCGCAGCCGGTGCCGAGCGCGGCGGCCAGCGAGGCGTCGTCGCGGATGCCGCCGGACAGCTCGACCTTCACGTCCAGCTCGGCGATCATCGCCGCGAGCAGCGCCCGGTTGTCGCCGCGCCCGAAGGCGGCGTCGAGGTCGACGAGGTGGATCCACTCGGCGCCGCCGTCCTGCCAGGCCAGGGCCGCCTCCAGCGGGGTGCCGTAGGCGGTCTCGGTGCCCGCCTCACCCTGGGTGAGCCGGACGGCCTTGCCGTCGACCACGTCGACGGCCGGGAACAGCGTGAAAGTCACGGGACTACCTTCTGCTAGAGCGTGTTCAGCCAGTTGCGCAGGATGTGCGCGCCGGCGTCGCCGGATTTCTCCGGGTGGAACTGGGTGGCCCACAGCGGCCCGTTCTCCACCGCGGCGACGAAGTCCTCCCCGTGGTGGGCCCAGGTCACCAGCGGCGGGGTGAACGCGCCGTCCGCGTCCAGCTCCCACTTGCGCACGCCGAAGGAGTGCACGAAGTAGAACCGGGCGTCCGCGTCGAGCCCGGCGAAGAACTGCGAGCCCTCCGGAGCGCGAACGGTGTTCCAGCCCATGTGCGGCAGGACGTCGGCGTGCAGCCGCTCCACGGTGCCCGGCCACTCGCCGCAGCCCTCGTCGGTGACCCCGTGCTCGACGCCGCGCTCGAACAGTGCCTGCATCCCCACGCAGATACCGAGGACGGGGCGTCCGCCCGCCAGCCGCTCGCCGATGATGCGCGGCCCCTGGACCGAGCGCAGTCCCGCCATGCACGCGCCGAAAGCGCCGACTCCGGGAACCACCAGGCCGTCCGCCGCGAGTGCGGCACGATGGTCCGCGGTCACCTCGACGTCGGCACCGACGCGGCGCAGAGCGCGTTCGGCGGAACGGAGGTTGCCGGAGCCATAGTCGAGCACGACGACGCGGGACACGCCCCCAGGCTAGTCGTCACCCCCGCCCGCTCGCGAACCCGTTCCCCTCACCCGTGACCCCCGCCACGCGGGTTTACGCACTGAATGAGTCGTTGAGGTACTTGAACGCACCGAATGACTCATTCAGTGCATCACCGCCCCGGGCTCAGCCCAGGAACTGGGTGATGGAGTGGTGCAGGCCGGCGGGGTCGAGGCCGTGGATCACGTCGTGCTGCTCCGCGGTGCCGTAGGCGCGGACCTCGTTGTCGCGGTGCACGCCCAGCGAGAGCAGCCGGTGCGGGACGTCGGCCAGGGCGGTGCCGACCTCGTGCGCCGACGTGCCCTGGAGGTAGGGCTCCACCAGAACCACGTTCGCGTTCGCGCCCACGGCTTCGCGCAGCCCGGCGTGGTCGAAGGGCCGCACGGTGGCCGCGTAGAGCACAGTAACGTCCACAGTGGACGTTGCGGCGAGCACGGAGTCCAGGGTCGGCCCGACCGCGACGACGACGCCCTTGCTCCCGAGGCGCACCGGGATGAAGCCCGCGTCCGTCGGGTAGGCCCGCGCGTTGCGGCGCGTGGACAGGCGCAGGTACACGCGGTCGTCCCCGGCAAGGGCCTCGGTCAGCAGCGAGCGGACCTCGTCCTGGTGGCCAGGCACGTGGACCGTCCAGCCGGGGAGCGTGTCGATCAGGGCGACGTCACCGGGGGCCTGGTGGGTCCGCCCCCACACGGGGTCGTCGTAGGAGGCGCCGATGCTGACCAGGACCGCGCCGACGTCCTGGTGCCCCAGGTCCAGCTTGATCTGCTCGAAGGGCCGCTCGATCAGGAACGGCGTGTAGCTGTGCGCCACCGGCCGCAGCCCGGTCAGCGCCATCCCTCCGGCGACGCCGATCATGGCCTGCTCGCGGATGCCCACGTTGACCACGCGCTCCGGGTGCCTGGACCGGGCCTCGGCGAAGTTGCCCGCCGAGATGTCGGCGGTCACCACGGCGATCCGCGGGTCGGTGTCCATGGCGGCGGTGACGGTCTCGACGAAGGTCTCGCGCATGGTGACGTCACCGGACATCAGCGCCTGCTCGGTCTTCCCGGCGAAATCGGCGGCGGTCATTCCGCACCTTCTTCCCTGATCACGGCGACCACGGCGCGCGCGCGGCCGGGGTGCTCCTCGGTGAACGCGTGGTAGAGCGCTTCCTGGTCCCGGCCGTCGACGGAGACGGTGTCCCAGCCCTCGACGGCGAAGCGGGTGGCCATGCCGCCGGGCCAGCCGTGGCTGGCGGAGCCGTTGTCGATGGCCACCACGGTCAGCTGCTCCAGGCCGAGGCGGCCGGCCAGCGCGATGGCCTCGTGGTTGCTGCCCTCGTCGAACTCGCCGTCGCCGACCAGCACGACCACCCTGGGCTCGGTCCGGCCCTGGGCGCGCAGCCCGAGCACCTGGCCGACGCCGAGTGCCAGGCCGTGTCCGAGCGAACCCGCGCCGATCTCCACGCCGGGCACCAGCACGCGGTCGGGGTGCTGGCCCAGCGGCGAGCCGAAATCGGTCCAGTCGTCCAAAGTGGACGGATCGAGGAAGCCCTTCGCGGCCAGCACCGCGTAGTAGGCCATCGGCCCGTGCCCCTTGGAGAGCAGGAAACGGTCCCGGTCCGGGTCGTCGACCCGCTCGGGCGAGACGTTCAGCACGCGGTCGTAGAGCGTCCAGAGGGTGGGCAGCGTGGAGGTGGCCGCCCACTCGTGCTTCTCGTCCCCGGTCATCCGCCGGAACAGGGCGGGCAGTTCCGCCCAACCCCTTCGCAAGGTCCCCTGTGTCATGGGAACACGGTGCAACCTCGACTTAGCTGGAGGTCAAGCACTAGGGTGCGGAGCATGGCGGAGGTGCCCAAATGGCTGACGATCGGCGATGTGGCCGCGCGCAGCGGTGTCCCGCACACCGCGTTGCGCTTCTACGAGGACAAGGGCCTGATCACCTCGGAGCGCACCGCGGGCAACCAGCGCCGCTACGCCCGCTCGGTGCTGCGCAGGCTGGCGTTCATCCGCTCCGCGCAACGGGTCGGGCTCACCCTGGAGGACGTGCGCGACGCGCTCGCGACGCTGCCGGACAACCGCACGCCGACGAAGGCGGACTGGAGCCGCTTGTCCCGGTCGTGGGACAAGGAGCTGGAGATCCGCATCGACGCGCTGCAGCGGCTGCGCGAGCGCCTGGCGTCGTGCATCGGCTGCGGTTGCCTGTCGCTGAAGGCGTGCGGGCTCTACAACGAGAACGACGAGCAGGCGAAGTTCGGCCCCGGAGCGCACAAGCTCAAGCCCGCGGCCGAGGGTGGCCGGGACTGAAGCCAGCCACCCACCACGACAGCTCAGGTCACCAGGTAGCTCTCGGCGTCATCGTTGAAGTCGCTGAGGCTGGCGAGTTCAGCTCCCGACCCCACCGCGTAGGCCCTGCCCTGGCAGTTGTCCTCGCTGTAGAGGTAGATGAGGCGACCCGAGCGGTTCCACACGGAGCTGATCTCGTTGTCACCGTTCCACCCGGGGATCTCCCGGCAGCCGGCGATCATCGGCTCGTCGACATAGCGGTCGCCGACGTAGTTCGCGTCCTCCCACATGCAGATGTCGTTGCGGCAGTCGTTCTTCGCCTTCGCCGAGGCGGGCGCGACGCCGGCCAGCATCGTGCCCGCGACCACGAGAACCGCGACAGCGGCACGGCGAACTCTTCCCTCGAACATGAATCTCCATTCTCACAATCTCGCTGACAGCAAGACGATCGCCCGAACCGTAGGCGCGGGAAATGTGAAGCCCAACGCAGTTCAGCGACACGCGAATCGCACTTGCGCAGGATGCTGCACTGGTGCCATGAACCGAACAAGACTCGTGAGCGTGTCCAAGCGGATGTCCCGCCACCTCCGCCACGCCCCCGAAGAGATCGGCATCACCCTGGACGCGGCGGGCTGGGTGGACGTCGCCGACCTGCTCGCGGCGCTGCGCATCTCCCGCGAGGAACTGGAAGCCGTGGTGGCGGGCAACGACAAGCGCCGCTTCGCCTTCGACGAGACCGGCGAGCGCATCCGCGCCAGCCAGGGCCACAGCGTCGCCGTGGACCTGGGACTGGAACCGGCGGAGCCGCCCGCGGTGCTCTACCACGGCACTGTCGAGCGTTTCCTGTCCGCGATCCTCGAAGAGGGTCTACGGCCGATGAAGCGGCACGCCGTGCACCTGTCGGCGGACGTCGAGACCGCGCGCCGCGTGGGCAGCCGCCGCGGCTCACCCACGATCCTGGTGGTCGACGCCGCCGCGATGGCCGCGGACGGTCACACCTTCCACCGCAGCGCCAACGGTGTCTGGCTCACCGACGCCGTTCCGCCGCGCTACCTCAAGCGGACTTAGACCGTCGACATCCACCAGGCCACGGCGCCCGCGCCCGCGAGGACGGCGCCGACCAGCAGCAGGACCGCGACGAGCTTCATCGACTTCCACAGCGTGTACGCGCCACCGATGAGGAAACCGGCGAGGGCGAGCAGGGCGATGTACACGAAGTCCATGCGCGCAGGTTAGAGCACGCCCGTCAGTGCCCGTCCGGCGCCGTCACTCGAACCTGTAGCTCTCCGCCTCGTTGTCGAAGTCCTGCTCATCGAGATCCGGGTGGTACCAGCGCCCGCACACGTACAGGCTCCTGCCCTGACAGTTGTCATCGGCGAAAAGCCTGACGACGCGCCCGGTCTGGTTGTGCAGGGAAGAGATCTCGTTGTCGCCGTTCCACCCGTTGATGTCCCTGCAACCGGCCTCCACCGACGCCTGGACGTAGAGCGACCCCTGGTACCACTCGTCTTCCCACATGCAGAGCTTGCCGTCGCAACCGACCTGCGCGGCCGACGCGGGCGCGACGCCGGTCAGCATCGCGCCGACGACGGCGAGAACCGCGACGGCGGAACGCAGCATTCTTCTCCCGGACATGGCTCTCCATTCGCCGGTGGACAATTCGCCCGAAGCGTAGGAGCGGCAAATGTGAAACCACACGCGCTTCAGCGGCGAATGAACCGTGCGAGCATTTCCAGGAATCCAAACGATTTCGGGAGGGTCAGAGCACGCCCTTGGTGGACGGGATGCCGGTGACCCTCGGGTCGCGCTCCACCGCCGCGCGCAGCGCCCGCGCGATCGCCTTGAACTGCGCCTCGGTGATGTGGTGCGGGTCGCGGCCGTGGATCACGCGCACGTGCAGCGCGATGCGCGCGTGGAAGGCCAGCGACTCGAACACGTGCCGGTTGAGCACGGCCGGGTAGTTGTTGCCGATGGTGTAGCCGGCCAGCAGGTCGGGCTCGCCGACGTGCACGCAGTACGGCCGCCCGGAGACGTCGACCGCGGCGTGCGCCAGGGTTTCGTCCATCGGGATCCACGCGTCGCCGAAACGGCGAATGCCCGCGGCGTCGCCGATCGCCTCGCGCAGGGCCTGGCCGAGCACGATCGCGGTGTCCTCGACGGTGTGGTGGGCGTCGATCTCCACGTCCCCGGTCGCGCGCACCACCAGGTCGAAGGACGCGTGCGCGCCGAGCGCGGTCAGCATGTGGTCGAAGAACGGCACCCCGGTGCTGACGTCGACCTTGCCCGCGCCGTCCAGGTCCAGCTCGACGTGGATCGAGGACTCCTTGGTCGTGCGCTCGATCTTGGCGATCCGGTTCACCGCTGCACCTCCGTTGCCACTTCCTTGCTCGCGGCCAGGAAGGCGTCGTTCTCGTCGGGGACCCCGATGGTCACCCGCAGGTGGCCCGCGACGCCGATCTCCCTGATCAGCACTCCACGGTCCAAATAGGACTTCCAGGCGGCCTGCGCGTCGCCGAACCGTCCGAAGAGGACGAAGTTGGCGTCGCTCGGCACCACGGAGAAACCCATACCGGTCAAGGCTTCCACCACGCGGTCGCGCTCGGCGGCCAGCGCCGCGACCGAACCGAGGGTGGCGTCCGCGTGCCGCAGCGAGGCCAGCGCCGCGGCCTGCGTCAACGAGGACAGGTGGTACGGCAGCCGGACCAGTTGCAGCGCGTCCACCACCGCGGGCGCCGCGGCCAGGTAGCCCAGCCGCCCGCCGGCGAAGGCGAACGCCTTGCTCATCGTGCGGGAGACGATCAACCGGCCGCCCAGCTGCCCGATCAGCTCGACGGCGCTGGGCTGGGCGGAGAACTCGGCGTACGCCTCGTCCACCACGACCATGCCCGGGGCCACCGCGACCAGCCTGCGCAGGTCCTCGGCCGGGATGGACTGCCCGGTCGGGTTGTTCGGGCTGGTCAGGAACACGACGTCCGGCTGCCGGTCGTGAATCAGCTGAACAGCCGCGTCGGCGTCCAGCGAGAAGTCGGCGCGGCGCGGCGCGGACAGCCACTCCGTGCGCGTCCCGGCGGCGATGATCGGATGCATCGAGTACGACGGTTCGAAGCCGACCGCCACGCGTCCCGGACCGCCGAACGCCTGCAGGATCTGCTGCAGGATCTCGTTGGAACCGTTGGCGGCCCACACGTTCTCGCGAGCGAGCGCGACGCCGGTCGCCCGGCTCAGGTACTCCGCGAGCGCCGTGCGCAGCTCGATCGCGTCCCGGTCCGGGTAGCGGTGCAGCTGCTCGGCGGCCTTGCGGGTCGCCTCGGCGACGTCGGCGACGAGCGCGGGCGGCGGCGGATACGGGTTCTCGTTGGTGTTGAGCCGAACCGCGACGTCCAGCTGCGGCGCACCGTACGGCGAGCGCCCGCGCAGGTCCTCGCGCAGCGGCAGGCCGTCGAGGGTGAACTCCGAGCCCAGGACGCTCATGTCGCACCACCGCCGAAGCGCGCGGTGACGGCCTGGCCGTGCGCGGGCAGGTCCTCGGCGTTGGCCAGGGCCACCACCTGGGACGCCACGTCGGCCAGCGCCTCGCGGGTGTACTCCACGACGTGGATGCCGCGGAGGAAGGTCTGCACGCTCAGCCCGGAGGAGTGCCGCGCGCAGCCACCGGTGGGCAGCACGTGGTTGGAGCCCGCGCAGTAGTCGCCGAGCGAGACCGGCGAGTACGGGCCGACGAAGATCGCCCCGGCGGAGCGCACGCGCGCGGCCACCTCACCGGCGTTCACCGTCTGGATCTCCAGGTGCTCGGCGGCGTAGGTGTCCACCACCCGCAGCCCCTCGTCCACAGTGGACACGAGCAGGCAGCCGGACTGCTTGCCGCTCAACGCGGTGCGCACGCGCTCGGTGTGCTTGGTCGCCGCGACCTGGGCGGCCAGCTGCGCGTCGACGGCGTCGGCCAGCTCCTCGGAGGTCGTCACCAGCACGCTGGCGGCCTGCGGGTCGTGCTCGGCCTGGCTGATCAGGTCGGCCGCCACGTGCACGGGGTCGGCGGTGTGGTCGGCCAGGATCGCGATCTCGGTCGGGCCCGCCTCGGAGTCGATGCCGATCAGCCCGCGCAGCAGCCGCTTGGCGGCGGTGAGGTAGATGTTGCCCGGCCCGGTGACAGTGTCCACCGGCTCCAGCGCCGCGCCGTCGGTGTCCACACCGCCGTAGGCCATCAGCGCGGCGGCCTGCGCACCGCCGACCGCCCACACCTCGGTGACGTCGAGCAGCGCACACGCGGCGAGCACGGCCGGGTGCGGCAGCCCGCCGAACGCGGCCTGGGGCGGCGAGCACACGACGAGCGACTCGACGCCCGCCACCTGCGCGGGCACCACGTTCATGCCCACGGAGGACGGGTAGACCGCGAGGCCGCCGGGCACGTAGAGGCCGACGCGGGCGACGGGCACCCAGCGCTCGGTGACGGTACCGCCAGGCGCGACGCGGGTGGTGGTGTCGGTGCGGCGCTGGTCGGCGTGCACCAGGCGGGCGCGCGCGGTGGAGGTCTCCAGCGCCTCGCGCACGGCCGGGTCCAGCTCGTCCAGCGCGCGCTCCAGCTCGGCCTCGGGTACGCGCACGCGCGCGGGGCGCACCTTGTCGAAGCGCTCGGCGAACTCCAGCACGGCCTCGACGCCGCGGTCGCGCACCGCGTCCACCACCGGTCGCACCTGATGCAGCACGGCGTCCACGTCGACCTCGGCGCGCGGCAGGGAGGCACGCAGCTCGGCGGCGGACGGAACGCGACCACGGAGGTCGATGCGGCTCAGCATGGAGAGGCAGTCCTTAGGGTCGGTGGTTTTCGCTGGTCCCAGCCTAGGCGGTGGCCCACTCGGAGCAGAACCGAGATCGGTGTGCGCTGCGTCAACCTGGCCACTCGGACGGGCTACAGCCCATAGGACGCTTCTATTCCTCCGAAGTTATGTCTTGTCGACTCTCCGTGATCTGAGCCACGCTGCATCGATCACACTCCGTCAACGTTCGGAGGCTTGATGTTGACAAGAACCAGGCGGGCCCTGCTCGCGGTGGCTTTCGGCGCCTGCGCGGCGCTGGCCGCCTCGATCCCCGCCGTTGCCACAGCGACCCCTGCACCCGTGGCGAACCAGCAGCAGACCCAGACCGACGACCGCGCCGTCTACCTGGTGCGCGGCACCGCCACCGTGGAACAGCGCACGGCGGTGGCGAACACGGGGATCGACGTCCTCGGGTTCGACGGCGCCGCGATGACGGTGATCGGTTCCCCTGCCGAGATCGCGGACCTGCGCGCGAAGGGTTTCCAGGTCGAGCTCCACTCGCGGCTGCCGAAGGCCCCCGACGGCCCCGGCATCAGCGACTTCCCGTCCGGCTACACCGGCTACCACAACCTGGCCGAGCTGAACGCGGAGCTGAACAAGTCGGTCGCGAACTTCCCCGCGCTGGCCAAGCTCTCCAGCATCGGCAAGAGCCACGAGGGCCGCGACCTCAGCCTGATCAAGATCAGTGACAACGTCGGCACCGACGAGAACGAGCCGGAGGTGCTGTTCACCTGCGGGCAGCACGCCCGTGAGCACCTGACCATCGAGATGTGCCTGCGCATCGTGCAGCGCCTCACCTCCACCTACGCGACCGACGCGGCGGTGAAGCGCTACGTCGACTCGCGGGAGATCTGGATCGTCTCCAACGTCAACCCGGACGGGTCGGAGTACGACGTGGCCAGCGGCCAGTTCCGCAGCTGGCGCAAGAACCGCCAGGCGCCCAACGGCACCGACCTCAACCGCAACTGGGACTACAAGTGGGGCTGCTGCGGCGGTTCCTCCGGCAGCACCGGCAGCGAGACCTACCGCGGCCCGTCGGCGTTCTCCGCGCCGGAGACGCAGCGCGTCCGCGACTTCGTGAACTCGCGGGTGGTCGGCGGCAAGCAGCAGATCACCACGCACATCGACTGGCACACCTACTCGGAGCTGATCCTGTGGCCCTTCGGCTACACGACGGCCGACACCGCTCCGGGCCTGGACGCCGACCAGCAGCGGGCCTTCGCCACGCTGGGCCGCCAGATGGCCCAGACCAACGGCTACACGCCGCAGCAGAGCAGTGACCTCTACATCACCGACGGCAGCATCGGCGACTGGATGTGGGGCGTGCACAAGATCTGGAGCTACACCTTCGAGATGTACCCGAAGAACGCGTGGGGCGGCGGTTTCTACCCGAGGGACACCGTGATCGCCGCGGAGACCTCGCGCAACGACAAGGCCGTCAACCTGCTCCTGGAGTACGCCGACTGCGTGCCCCGGGTGATCGGCAAGACCTGCTAGGGCGGTTTCCCGCCCGAGGTGCTCGGTTCCGCCGAGGCGGCGTCGAGCACTGTTCCAGGGGCGTTCCCACCAGCGCGGGTGGGAACGCCCCTGCCCCTGTGAACACATCCCCTGGAGGTTGTCCCTATGGCCACCCGACTCGGCCTGAGAGCCGTCGCGGTCGGCGCCTGCCTGGCCGTGATCGTCCCGGCGTACGGCCTGGCCACCATGCCGGAAGCCGAGACCGTCTACACCGTGGACGGCGTCGCCGGCACGGACGCGCGCACGGAGGTCGTCTCCTCCGGCGCGGACGTGCTCGGCGTCGACCACGCGGAGATGACCGTCTCCGCCCTGCCTGGTGAGGCTAAACTCTTGCGCGACAAGGGTTTCAAGCTCACGCCGATCGGTGACCGGGCCCGTCAGCTGGCCGAGCGCAGCGGACCCGGCGTCACTCCGAGGGACTTCCCGCCCGCCGACGCCGGCTACCACAACTACGCGGAGCTGACCGCGGAGCTGCAGAAGACCGCCCGCGACTTCCCCGACCTGGCCAAAGTCTCCAGCGTCGGCAAGAGCCACGAGGGCAAGGACGTCTGGCTGGTCAAGCTCAGCGCCAACGTCGCGACCGACGAGAACGAACCGGAGACGATCTTCACCTGCAACCAGCACGCCCGCGAGCACCTGTCCGCGGAGATGTGCCTGCGCCGCATCGTGCAGCGCTTCACCACCGGCTACGCCACCGACCCCGCTGTCAAGAAGCTCATGGACAGCAGGGAGATCTGGGTGCTGCCGATGGTGAACCCGGACGGCATCGAGTACGACGTGTCCACCGGCACCTACAAGAGCTGGCGGCTCAACCGGCAGCCGAACCCGGGCAGCAGCCGGATCGGCACCGACCTCAACCGCAACTGGGGCCACAAGTGGGGCTGCTGCGGCGGATCCTCGTCGACGCCGGGCAGTGAGACCTACCGGGGCGCCGGCCCGTTCTCCGCGCCGGAGACCAAGGTGATCAGCGACTTCGTGAACAGCCGCGTGGTCGGCGGCAAGCAGCAGATCACCACGCACATCGACTGGCACACCTACGGCGAGCTGGTGATGTGGCCCTACGGCTACACCAAGGACGACACCACGCCGGACCTGAACTCCGAGCACCTGCGCGCGTTCAAGGAGCTGGGCACCCAGATGGCGGCGAGCAACCGCTACAAGCCCCAGCAGGCCAGCGACCTCTACATCACCGACGGCGGCGTCCGGGACTGGATGTGGGGCCGGCACCGGATCTGGAGCTACACCTTCGAGATGTTCGGCGGCCAGTACGGCTTCTACCCACCCGATGAGGTGATCGACCGCGAGACGAGTCGCAACGACAAGGCGGTCGAGCTGATGCTCACTTACGCGGATTGCGTTCCGCGCATCGTCGGCGGTACATGCGGGTGATTTCGACGTTGGTAGGGCGATCCGTCCGGTTCGCCCTACCAACGTCTCTTGCAGAGCTGCCCGCCAAGCCCCACTCTCCGACCATTCCCTGCCCCCCTCGGAGGTATCCCATGCGCAAGCATCGCGGCCTGCTGGTGGCGATCTGTATGGCCCTGATAGTGCCCGGCGCGGTGAGCGCGGGCGCGGCACCGCCCGAGTCGGCCGGCGTCTACGACGTCACCGCGAAAACGGTCGAGCTGCGCACCTCGGTCGCCTCGACCGGCGTCGACGTCTACTCCGTGCACGGCGACCGGATGACCGTCGCCGCCACCAAGGAGCAGGCGAGAGTGTTGCGGGCCAGGGGTTTCGCCCAGACCTTCCAAGGTGACGTCCAGGAGCAGCTGGCCGCGCTCACCTCGGGGCCCAGCGCGCGGGACTTCCCGTCCGGCTACGCGGGCTACCACAACTACGCGGAGATGACGGCCGAACTGCGCAAGGCGGCCTCGGACTTCCCGAACATCGCCAAGCTCTCCAGCATCGGCAAGAGCCACGAGGGCCGCGACATCTGGATGCTGAAGATCAGCGACAACGTCAACTCCGACGAGAACGAGCCGGAAGTCCTGTTCAACTGCAACATCCACGCGCGCGAGCACCTGACCGTGGAGATGTGCCTGCGCATCGCCAAGCGCTTCACCACCGGCTACGCGAGCAACTCCGCGATCAAGGGCGTCGTGGACTCGCGGGAGATCCTGATCGTGCCGAGTGTGAACCCGGACGGCGCGGAGTACGACATCGCCACCGGGCAGTTCCGCAGCTGGCGCAAGAACCGCCAGGCCCCCAGCGGCACCGACATCAACCGCAACTTCGGCTACAAGTGGGGCTGCTGCGGCGGTTCCTCCGGCAGCACCGGCAGCGAGACCTACCGCGGCCCGTCGGCGTTCTCCACCCCGGAGGCGCAGCGCATCCGCGACCTGGTGAACAGCCGGGTGGTCGGCGGCAAGCAGCAGATCACCGCGAACATCGACTTCCACACCTACTCGGAGCTGGTGCTGTGGCCGTTCGGCTACACCCAGAACGACACGGCGCCGGGCCTCAACGCCGACGAGCAGAAGGCGTTCTCCACGCTCGGCAGGCAGATGGCGCAGACGAACGGGTACACCCCGCAGCAGGGCAGCGACCTGTACGTGACCGACGGGGACATCACCGACTGGATGTGGGGCCAGCACAAGATCTGGACCTACACGTTCGAGATGTACCCGAGCGGCGGCGGAGCCGGTGGCTTCTACCCGCGTGACACCGTGATCGAGCGGGAGACCGCCCGCAACGACAAGGCCGTGGACCTGTTGCTGTCCTACGCGGACTGCGTTCCCCGCGTGATCGGCAAGACCTGCTGAACGACGCTGTGACGAAGGCCGTCTCCCGATTTCCGGGAGACGGCCCTTTATTTCGGGCCAGGGCGAACTCAGACCTTCTTGACCACGATTTCGATCAGGTTGTTGTGGTCCA
The window above is part of the Allokutzneria albata genome. Proteins encoded here:
- a CDS encoding M14 family metallopeptidase, which produces MRKHRGLLVAICMALIVPGAVSAGAAPPESAGVYDVTAKTVELRTSVASTGVDVYSVHGDRMTVAATKEQARVLRARGFAQTFQGDVQEQLAALTSGPSARDFPSGYAGYHNYAEMTAELRKAASDFPNIAKLSSIGKSHEGRDIWMLKISDNVNSDENEPEVLFNCNIHAREHLTVEMCLRIAKRFTTGYASNSAIKGVVDSREILIVPSVNPDGAEYDIATGQFRSWRKNRQAPSGTDINRNFGYKWGCCGGSSGSTGSETYRGPSAFSTPEAQRIRDLVNSRVVGGKQQITANIDFHTYSELVLWPFGYTQNDTAPGLNADEQKAFSTLGRQMAQTNGYTPQQGSDLYVTDGDITDWMWGQHKIWTYTFEMYPSGGGAGGFYPRDTVIERETARNDKAVDLLLSYADCVPRVIGKTC
- a CDS encoding M14 family metallopeptidase — its product is MLTRTRRALLAVAFGACAALAASIPAVATATPAPVANQQQTQTDDRAVYLVRGTATVEQRTAVANTGIDVLGFDGAAMTVIGSPAEIADLRAKGFQVELHSRLPKAPDGPGISDFPSGYTGYHNLAELNAELNKSVANFPALAKLSSIGKSHEGRDLSLIKISDNVGTDENEPEVLFTCGQHAREHLTIEMCLRIVQRLTSTYATDAAVKRYVDSREIWIVSNVNPDGSEYDVASGQFRSWRKNRQAPNGTDLNRNWDYKWGCCGGSSGSTGSETYRGPSAFSAPETQRVRDFVNSRVVGGKQQITTHIDWHTYSELILWPFGYTTADTAPGLDADQQRAFATLGRQMAQTNGYTPQQSSDLYITDGSIGDWMWGVHKIWSYTFEMYPKNAWGGGFYPRDTVIAAETSRNDKAVNLLLEYADCVPRVIGKTC
- a CDS encoding M14 family metallopeptidase codes for the protein MATRLGLRAVAVGACLAVIVPAYGLATMPEAETVYTVDGVAGTDARTEVVSSGADVLGVDHAEMTVSALPGEAKLLRDKGFKLTPIGDRARQLAERSGPGVTPRDFPPADAGYHNYAELTAELQKTARDFPDLAKVSSVGKSHEGKDVWLVKLSANVATDENEPETIFTCNQHAREHLSAEMCLRRIVQRFTTGYATDPAVKKLMDSREIWVLPMVNPDGIEYDVSTGTYKSWRLNRQPNPGSSRIGTDLNRNWGHKWGCCGGSSSTPGSETYRGAGPFSAPETKVISDFVNSRVVGGKQQITTHIDWHTYGELVMWPYGYTKDDTTPDLNSEHLRAFKELGTQMAASNRYKPQQASDLYITDGGVRDWMWGRHRIWSYTFEMFGGQYGFYPPDEVIDRETSRNDKAVELMLTYADCVPRIVGGTCG
- the hisD gene encoding histidinol dehydrogenase: MLSRIDLRGRVPSAAELRASLPRAEVDVDAVLHQVRPVVDAVRDRGVEAVLEFAERFDKVRPARVRVPEAELERALDELDPAVREALETSTARARLVHADQRRTDTTTRVAPGGTVTERWVPVARVGLYVPGGLAVYPSSVGMNVVPAQVAGVESLVVCSPPQAAFGGLPHPAVLAACALLDVTEVWAVGGAQAAALMAYGGVDTDGAALEPVDTVTGPGNIYLTAAKRLLRGLIGIDSEAGPTEIAILADHTADPVHVAADLISQAEHDPQAASVLVTTSEELADAVDAQLAAQVAATKHTERVRTALSGKQSGCLLVSTVDEGLRVVDTYAAEHLEIQTVNAGEVAARVRSAGAIFVGPYSPVSLGDYCAGSNHVLPTGGCARHSSGLSVQTFLRGIHVVEYTREALADVASQVVALANAEDLPAHGQAVTARFGGGAT